One part of the Eulemur rufifrons isolate Redbay chromosome 16, OSU_ERuf_1, whole genome shotgun sequence genome encodes these proteins:
- the SOCS2 gene encoding suppressor of cytokine signaling 2 has protein sequence MTLRCLESSGNGAEGTRSQWGTAGSAEEPSPEAARLAKALRELGQTGWYWGSMTVNEAKEKLKEAPEGTFLIRDSSHSDYLLTISVKTSAGPTNLRIEYQDGKFRLDSIICVKSKLKQFDSVVHLIDYYVQMCKDKRTGPEAPRNGTVHLYLTKPLYTSAPPLQHLCRLTINKCTGTIWGLPLPTRLKDYLEEYKFQV, from the exons ATGACCCTGCGGTGCCTTGAGTCCTCCGGGAATGGCGCGGAAGGGACGCGGAGCCAGTGGGGGACCGCAGGGTCAGCAGAGGAGCCCTCCCCGGAGGCGGCGCGTCTGGCGAAGGCCCTGCGGGAGCTTGGTCAAACAG GATGGTACTGGGGAAGTATGACTGTTAACGAAgccaaagagaaattaaaagaggcACCAGAAGGAACTTTCTTGATTAGAGATAGCTCACACTCAGACTACCTACTAACAATATCTGTTAAAACATCAGCCGGACCAACTAATCTGCGAATTGAATACCAAGATGGGAAATTCAGATTGGACTCTATCATATGTGTCAAGTCCAAGCTTAAACAATTTGACAGTGTGGTTCATCTGATCGACTACTATGTTCAGATGTGCAAGGATAAGCGGACGGGCCCAGAAGCCCCCCGGAATGGCACTGTTCACCTTTACCTGACCAAACCGCTCTACACGTCAGCACCACCTCTGCAGCATCTCTGTAGACTCACCATTAACAAATGTACCGGTACCATCTGGGGATTGCCTTTACCAACAAGACTAAAAGATTACTTGGAAGAATATAAATTCCAGGTAtaa